Proteins found in one Streptococcus mitis genomic segment:
- a CDS encoding amino acid ABC transporter permease, with protein MSYLFEILPSLLSGASMTLQVFALVLIFSIPLGVLIAFALQVHWKPLHHLINIYIWIMRGTPLLLQLIFIYYVLPSIGIRLDRLPAAIIAFVLNYAAYFAEIFRGGIDTIPKGQYEAAKVLKFSPFATVRYIILPQVTKIVLPSVFNEVMSLVKDTSLVYALGISDLILASRTAANRDASLVPMFLAGAIYLILIGIVTILAKKVEKKYSYYR; from the coding sequence ATGTCTTATTTGTTTGAGATATTACCGAGTTTATTGAGCGGTGCAAGCATGACTTTGCAGGTTTTTGCACTGGTCTTGATTTTTTCTATTCCCTTGGGCGTTTTGATTGCTTTTGCCTTGCAAGTCCATTGGAAGCCCCTCCATCATCTGATTAACATTTATATTTGGATCATGCGGGGAACCCCCTTGCTTTTGCAATTGATTTTTATTTATTATGTGCTACCAAGTATTGGGATTCGTTTGGATCGCCTTCCTGCGGCCATCATTGCCTTTGTTCTCAATTATGCGGCTTACTTTGCTGAAATCTTTCGTGGTGGGATTGATACCATTCCTAAAGGTCAATATGAGGCTGCTAAGGTCTTAAAGTTCAGTCCCTTTGCTACAGTGCGCTATATTATCTTGCCCCAAGTGACTAAGATTGTTCTTCCTAGTGTATTTAACGAAGTTATGAGTTTGGTTAAGGATACTTCTTTGGTTTATGCTCTAGGCATTTCAGACCTTATCTTGGCTAGTCGAACAGCTGCCAACCGTGATGCTAGTCTGGTCCCAATGTTCTTGGCAGGAGCCATTTACTTGATTTTGATTGGTATTGTGACTATTCTTGCCAAAAAAGTTGAGAAGAAGTACAGTTACTATAGATAG
- a CDS encoding tetratricopeptide repeat protein yields the protein MNNSQQMLQALEEQDLAKAEHYFVKALENDPSDLLYELATYLEGIGFYPQAKEIYLKIVEDFPEVHLNLAAIASEDGQIEEAFAYLEEIQADSDWYVSALALKADLYQLEGLTDVAREKLLEALTYSEDPLLILGLAELDSELENYQEAIQGYAQLDNRSIYEQTGISTYQRIGFAYAQLGKFETATEFLEKALELEYDDLTAFELASLYFDQEEYQKAVLYFKQIDTISPDFEGYEYGYSQALHKEHQVPESLRIAKQGLEKNPFETRLLLAASQFSYELHDASGAENYLLTAKEDAEDTEEILLRLATIYLEQERYEDILDLQSEGPENLLTKWMIARSYQEMDDLDTAYEHYQELAGDLKDNPEFLEHYIYLLRELGYFEEAKVNAQAYLKLVPDDVQMQELYERL from the coding sequence GTGAACAATAGTCAACAGATGTTACAGGCTTTGGAGGAGCAAGATTTAGCCAAGGCTGAGCACTATTTCGTCAAAGCTTTAGAAAATGATCCAAGTGACCTTCTGTATGAGTTAGCTACTTATCTTGAAGGGATTGGTTTTTATCCTCAGGCCAAGGAAATTTACCTGAAAATTGTAGAGGATTTCCCAGAGGTTCATCTTAATCTGGCAGCTATTGCTAGCGAGGATGGTCAAATCGAGGAAGCATTTGCGTATCTTGAGGAAATCCAAGCTGACAGTGACTGGTATGTTTCTGCTTTGGCTCTGAAGGCAGACCTTTACCAGTTGGAAGGTTTGACAGATGTGGCGCGTGAGAAACTGCTGGAGGCTTTGACCTACTCAGAGGATCCTCTCTTGATATTGGGTTTAGCAGAGTTGGATAGTGAGTTGGAAAATTACCAAGAGGCTATTCAAGGCTATGCCCAGTTAGATAATCGTTCGATTTATGAGCAAACAGGCATTTCTACCTATCAACGAATTGGCTTTGCCTATGCCCAGTTAGGGAAATTTGAAACGGCCACAGAGTTTTTAGAAAAAGCCCTGGAGTTAGAATATGATGATTTAACAGCTTTTGAGTTAGCCAGTCTTTACTTTGATCAAGAAGAATACCAAAAAGCTGTCCTCTACTTTAAGCAGATCGATACCATTTCTCCTGACTTTGAAGGCTATGAGTATGGCTATAGCCAGGCTTTGCATAAGGAACATCAAGTTCCAGAATCCCTGCGTATCGCTAAGCAAGGCTTGGAGAAAAATCCCTTTGAAACTCGTCTCTTGCTAGCTGCTTCACAATTCTCTTATGAACTGCATGATGCTAGTGGTGCAGAAAATTATCTTCTTACTGCAAAAGAAGACGCTGAAGATACGGAAGAAATCTTACTCCGTCTAGCAACTATTTATCTAGAACAAGAGCGTTATGAGGATATTTTAGACTTACAAAGTGAGGGGCCAGAAAATCTCTTGACCAAGTGGATGATTGCTCGTTCTTATCAAGAAATGGATGATTTGGATACTGCTTATGAGCATTACCAAGAGTTAGCAGGAGATTTGAAGGATAATCCAGAGTTTCTGGAACACTATATCTACCTCTTGCGTGAATTGGGCTATTTTGAAGAAGCAAAAGTCAATGCGCAAGCTTACTTAAAACTGGTTCCAGATGATGTACAAATGCAAGAATTGTATGAGAGATTGTAA
- a CDS encoding AI-2E family transporter, translating into MEQKEKHFSLSWFFKWFLDNKAITVFLVTLLLGLNLFILSKISFLFSPVLDFLAVVMLPVILSGLLYYLLNPIVDWMEKHKINRVIAISIVFVIIALFIIWGLAVAIPNLQRQVLTFARNVPIYLEDADSVINDLVTKRLPDDFRPQLEQVLTNFSSQATVWASKVSSQAVNWVSAFISGASQVIVALIIVPFMLFYLLRDGKGLRHYLTQFMPTKLKEPVGQVLSDVNQQLSNYVRGQVTVAIIVAVMFMIFFKIIGLRYAVTLGVTAGILNLVPYLGSFLAMLPALVLGLIAGPVMLLKVVIVFIVEQTIEGRFVSPLILGSQLNIHPINVLFVLLTSGSMFGIWGVLLGIPVYASAKVVISAIFEWYKVVSGLYELEGEEVKSEQ; encoded by the coding sequence ATGGAGCAAAAAGAGAAACATTTTAGCCTATCTTGGTTTTTCAAGTGGTTTTTGGATAACAAGGCAATTACGGTATTTTTGGTAACTTTATTATTGGGATTGAATCTTTTTATTTTAAGCAAGATTAGTTTTCTATTTTCACCTGTTTTAGACTTTTTGGCAGTCGTGATGTTGCCAGTTATTCTATCTGGTTTACTATACTATTTACTGAATCCCATTGTTGATTGGATGGAGAAACACAAAATCAATCGTGTTATAGCGATTAGTATTGTCTTTGTCATCATCGCTCTCTTTATCATTTGGGGCTTGGCAGTGGCTATTCCAAATCTGCAACGTCAAGTTTTAACATTTGCAAGAAATGTACCAATCTACCTTGAAGATGCAGACAGCGTTATTAATGATTTGGTGACCAAGCGTTTGCCAGATGATTTCAGACCTCAATTAGAACAAGTTTTGACCAATTTTTCTAGCCAGGCTACAGTTTGGGCAAGCAAAGTTTCTTCTCAGGCAGTCAACTGGGTAAGCGCCTTTATTAGCGGGGCTTCTCAAGTGATTGTTGCCTTGATTATCGTTCCGTTCATGCTCTTTTATCTCTTACGTGATGGGAAAGGCCTACGTCACTATTTGACCCAATTCATGCCGACGAAATTGAAGGAGCCTGTAGGACAGGTTTTATCAGATGTGAATCAGCAGTTGTCCAACTATGTTCGAGGGCAAGTAACAGTAGCTATTATTGTAGCAGTAATGTTTATGATTTTCTTTAAGATTATTGGTCTACGCTATGCAGTTACATTGGGAGTTACTGCTGGTATTTTAAATCTGGTTCCTTATTTGGGTAGCTTCTTAGCCATGCTTCCTGCCCTAGTATTGGGCTTGATTGCTGGGCCAGTCATGCTCTTGAAAGTAGTGATTGTCTTTATCGTAGAACAAACTATTGAAGGCCGTTTTGTCTCTCCATTGATTTTGGGAAGTCAATTAAACATCCATCCTATTAATGTTCTCTTTGTTTTGTTAACTTCAGGATCCATGTTTGGTATCTGGGGAGTCTTGCTCGGTATTCCAGTTTATGCTTCTGCTAAGGTTGTCATTTCAGCCATTTTTGAATGGTATAAAGTAGTCAGTGGCCTATATGAACTAGAGGGTGAGGAAGTTAAGAGTGAACAATAG
- a CDS encoding peptide ABC transporter substrate-binding protein yields the protein MKKRIFLAAGVAVLSAAVLAACSSGNANKEANKPVTYAYVFSSDPSTLDYTVSGNVSTKQVTGNVIDGLLENDQYGNLVPSVAEDWTVSKDGLTYTYKIRQGVKWYTNEGEEYGEVKAQDFVTGLKHAADKKSQALYLVQESIKGLDDYVNGKTTDFSSVGVKATDDYTVVYTLNHPESFWNSKTTMGVLAPVNEDFLASKGDDFGKPTDVTSILYNGPYLLKGLTSKSSIEMTKNQNYWDKQNVFIDDIKLSFFDGQDADSLGRGFDEGHYPAAPLFKNSANYERLKEKYKDNIVYGQQRGGVFYISTNIDRVNYNHTAKTSDAEKTSTKKALLNKDFRQALAFAVDRKAGISQVFGDEVGPRKLRTSFTPPTFVQVGDQTFGQVTKTELDKLDNIWKDVSLDDAQDSLHNVDKAKAKFEAAKKTLQADGVQFPIHLDLPISSSNPDFIRQVQSYKQSIEEALGSDNVVVDIQQVSDDELGSMTTLATSNANTDWDINAVSGWSPDFADPSTYLDVFDPTSGPSLLGALGVAPGTDNPVIKTVGLDKYKELIDDANSEKTDLQKRYSKYAKAQAWLSDSALVTPVYSDGAQMLVTKMVPGSGAGGWVGDKTSENSYKYLKIQDKIVTTKEMDEFRKKFADEKAKSNADYQKNLDRHIQD from the coding sequence ATGAAAAAACGTATTTTCTTAGCAGCTGGAGTTGCTGTACTCTCGGCAGCTGTCCTAGCAGCGTGTTCATCTGGTAATGCTAATAAAGAAGCAAATAAACCAGTTACTTATGCCTATGTATTTTCATCAGATCCTTCGACTCTGGATTATACAGTTTCTGGAAATGTCAGCACAAAACAGGTCACAGGTAACGTTATTGACGGTTTACTTGAAAATGACCAATATGGGAATCTGGTTCCATCAGTTGCAGAAGATTGGACTGTTTCCAAAGATGGTTTGACCTATACCTATAAAATCCGTCAGGGCGTCAAATGGTATACAAATGAGGGGGAAGAGTATGGTGAAGTCAAGGCTCAAGACTTTGTAACTGGTCTGAAGCATGCAGCAGATAAAAAATCACAGGCCCTCTATTTGGTACAGGAATCAATTAAAGGATTGGATGACTATGTAAATGGGAAAACAACAGATTTTTCTAGTGTTGGGGTAAAAGCAACTGACGATTATACTGTAGTCTATACTTTGAATCATCCAGAATCTTTCTGGAATTCAAAAACAACAATGGGAGTCCTTGCACCAGTTAATGAAGACTTTTTAGCTTCTAAAGGAGATGACTTTGGTAAACCAACGGATGTAACGAGCATTCTATACAATGGACCTTATCTCCTCAAAGGTCTTACATCTAAGTCTTCTATCGAAATGACCAAAAATCAAAACTACTGGGATAAACAAAATGTCTTTATTGATGATATCAAGTTATCCTTCTTTGATGGTCAAGATGCAGACTCTCTAGGACGCGGTTTTGATGAGGGACACTATCCAGCTGCACCACTCTTTAAAAACTCTGCCAACTATGAACGTCTAAAAGAAAAATACAAGGATAATATTGTGTATGGTCAACAGCGTGGGGGAGTTTTTTATATCTCAACCAATATCGACCGTGTAAATTACAATCACACTGCTAAAACAAGTGATGCAGAAAAAACTTCTACTAAGAAAGCCTTGTTAAACAAAGATTTCCGTCAAGCCTTGGCTTTTGCGGTAGATCGTAAAGCAGGGATCTCTCAAGTATTTGGTGATGAAGTAGGACCTCGTAAGTTACGGACAAGTTTCACTCCTCCAACATTTGTTCAAGTAGGAGATCAAACATTTGGTCAAGTTACTAAGACAGAATTGGATAAATTGGATAATATCTGGAAAGATGTCAGTCTTGATGATGCCCAAGATTCACTTCATAATGTAGACAAGGCTAAGGCTAAGTTTGAAGCTGCTAAGAAAACTCTCCAAGCTGATGGAGTACAGTTCCCAATTCATTTAGATTTGCCAATTTCTTCATCAAATCCAGATTTTATTCGTCAGGTTCAGTCTTATAAACAATCCATTGAGGAAGCCTTAGGCTCTGACAATGTAGTTGTTGATATTCAACAAGTTTCTGATGACGAATTGGGAAGTATGACTACTCTAGCTACTTCCAATGCAAATACTGACTGGGATATTAATGCAGTCAGTGGTTGGAGTCCAGACTTTGCTGATCCATCAACCTATCTAGATGTATTTGATCCAACTTCAGGTCCAAGTCTCCTAGGTGCTCTTGGTGTGGCACCAGGAACAGACAATCCAGTTATTAAAACAGTTGGATTGGATAAATACAAAGAACTGATTGATGATGCAAATAGTGAGAAAACAGACCTTCAAAAACGTTATTCCAAATATGCTAAGGCCCAAGCTTGGTTGTCAGATAGTGCACTTGTTACTCCAGTATACTCTGATGGTGCTCAAATGCTAGTGACGAAAATGGTTCCTGGCAGTGGTGCCGGTGGCTGGGTAGGTGACAAGACTAGTGAAAATAGCTACAAGTATCTGAAAATCCAAGATAAGATTGTCACTACTAAAGAAATGGATGAGTTCCGCAAGAAATTTGCTGATGAAAAAGCCAAATCAAACGCTGATTATCAGAAGAACTTAGACCGTCATATCCAAGACTAA
- a CDS encoding lactonase family protein, giving the protein MKETVYFGTYTRRTSQGIYKADFDTETGQLSNLELFATEPSPTYLAFDQHQHLYTVGSQDDKGGIAAYQTNGTLLNHVVEEGAPHCYVAVDEERDLVYAANYHKGQVLVYKRQEDGRLLLSDVDKHSGHGPHENQASPHVHFTDLTPDHYLVTCDLGTDQVITYDLDQEGKLSRLYTYHSQPGAGSRHIIFHNHYKIAYLICELNSTIEVLIYDGVGEFERMQVISTLPDGYKGFNGTAAIRLSKDGKYLYASNRGHDSIAVYTILADGSLELLEIVPTHGQTPRDFDLTPDQEFVIAVHQDSDNATVFKRNPETGRLAELSNDFHVPEAVCISFAP; this is encoded by the coding sequence ATGAAAGAAACTGTTTATTTTGGAACTTATACACGTCGGACTTCCCAAGGGATTTACAAGGCAGACTTTGATACAGAAACTGGTCAGCTTTCAAATCTAGAACTTTTTGCTACTGAGCCAAGTCCAACCTACCTTGCCTTCGACCAGCATCAACATTTATACACTGTTGGTAGTCAAGACGATAAGGGTGGAATTGCAGCCTATCAAACTAATGGTACCTTATTAAATCATGTCGTTGAAGAGGGAGCTCCCCACTGTTATGTTGCCGTTGATGAAGAGCGTGATTTGGTTTATGCGGCCAATTACCACAAGGGACAGGTTCTTGTTTATAAACGCCAGGAAGATGGTCGTCTTCTACTTAGTGATGTAGATAAACACAGTGGCCATGGTCCACATGAAAATCAAGCTTCACCCCATGTTCACTTTACAGACTTAACACCTGACCACTATCTAGTGACCTGTGATTTAGGTACTGACCAAGTCATCACCTATGACCTTGATCAAGAAGGGAAATTATCTAGACTCTATACATATCACAGTCAGCCAGGAGCAGGCTCACGCCATATCATTTTCCATAACCACTATAAAATCGCTTATCTGATTTGTGAACTCAATAGTACTATCGAAGTTTTAATCTACGATGGTGTTGGCGAATTTGAACGCATGCAGGTCATTTCAACTCTACCAGACGGTTATAAAGGCTTTAATGGAACTGCTGCTATTCGTCTCTCTAAAGACGGTAAATACCTCTACGCTTCTAACCGTGGTCATGATTCTATCGCAGTATATACAATCCTTGCGGACGGTAGCTTAGAATTATTAGAAATCGTTCCTACACATGGTCAAACTCCACGTGATTTTGATTTGACACCAGACCAAGAATTTGTCATTGCTGTCCATCAAGACTCTGACAATGCAACCGTCTTTAAACGCAATCCTGAAACTGGTCGTCTAGCAGAACTTTCTAATGACTTCCATGTCCCAGAAGCAGTCTGCATCAGTTTTGCCCCTTAA
- a CDS encoding F0F1 ATP synthase subunit epsilon, whose protein sequence is MAQLTVQIVTPDGLVYDHHASYVSVRTLDGEMGILPRHENMIAVLAVDEVKVKRIDDEDHVNWIAVNGGVIEIANNTITIVADSAERARDIDISRAERAKLRAEREIEEAHDKNLIDQERRAKIALQRAINRINVGKRL, encoded by the coding sequence ATGGCTCAGTTAACTGTCCAGATCGTGACACCAGATGGTCTCGTCTATGATCACCATGCCAGCTATGTATCGGTTCGAACTCTGGATGGTGAGATGGGGATCTTGCCACGACATGAAAATATGATTGCGGTTTTAGCAGTTGATGAAGTAAAGGTAAAACGTATTGATGATGAAGATCACGTGAACTGGATTGCAGTAAACGGAGGTGTTATTGAAATTGCTAATAATACCATCACAATCGTTGCGGATTCTGCAGAACGTGCTCGTGATATCGATATCAGTCGAGCAGAACGTGCCAAACTTCGAGCAGAGCGTGAAATTGAAGAAGCACATGATAAAAACTTGATTGACCAAGAACGTCGAGCTAAGATTGCACTACAACGTGCCATTAACCGTATCAATGTCGGAAAAAGACTATAA
- the atpD gene encoding F0F1 ATP synthase subunit beta encodes MSSGKIAQVIGPVVDVLFAAGEKLPEINNALVVYKNDERKTKIVLEVALELGDGMVRTIAMESTDGLTRGMEVLDTGRPISVPVGKETLGRVFNVLGDTIDLEAPFTEDAERQPIHKKAPTFDELSTSSEILETGIKVIDLLAPYLKGGKVGLFGGAGVGKTVLIQELIHNIAQEHGGISVFTGVGERTREGNDLYWEMKESGVIEKTAMVFGQMNEPPGARMRVALTGLTIAEYFRDVEGQDVLLFIDNIFRFTQAGSEVSALLGRMPSAVGYQPTLATEMGQLQERITSTKKGSVTSIQAIYVPADDYTDPAPATAFAHLDSTTNLERKLVQLGIYPAVDPLASSSRALAPEIVGEEHYAVAAEVKRVLQRYHELQDIIAILGMDELSDEEKTLVARARRIQFFLSQNFNVAEQFTGQPGSYVPVAETVRGFKEILDGKHDHLPEDAFRGVGSIEDVIAKAEKMGF; translated from the coding sequence ATGAGTTCAGGTAAAATTGCTCAGGTTATCGGTCCTGTTGTAGACGTCTTATTTGCGGCAGGGGAAAAACTTCCTGAGATTAACAATGCACTTGTCGTCTACAAAAATGACGAAAGAAAAACAAAAATCGTCCTTGAAGTAGCCTTGGAGTTGGGAGATGGTATGGTTCGTACTATCGCCATGGAATCAACAGATGGTTTGACTCGTGGAATGGAAGTATTGGACACAGGTCGTCCAATCTCTGTACCAGTAGGTAAAGAAACTTTGGGACGTGTCTTCAATGTTTTGGGAGATACCATTGACTTGGAAGCTCCTTTTACAGAAGATGCAGAGCGTCAGCCAATTCATAAAAAAGCTCCAACTTTTGATGAGTTGTCTACCTCTTCTGAAATCCTTGAAACAGGGATTAAGGTTATCGACCTTCTTGCCCCTTACCTTAAAGGTGGTAAGGTTGGACTTTTCGGTGGTGCCGGAGTTGGTAAAACCGTCTTAATTCAAGAATTGATTCACAACATTGCCCAAGAACACGGTGGTATTTCAGTATTTACCGGTGTTGGTGAACGTACTCGTGAGGGGAATGACCTTTACTGGGAAATGAAAGAATCAGGCGTTATCGAGAAAACAGCCATGGTATTTGGTCAGATGAATGAGCCACCAGGAGCACGTATGCGTGTTGCCCTTACTGGTTTGACAATCGCTGAATACTTCCGTGATGTAGAAGGCCAAGACGTTCTTCTCTTTATCGATAATATCTTCCGTTTCACTCAGGCTGGTTCAGAAGTATCTGCCCTTTTGGGTCGTATGCCATCAGCCGTTGGTTACCAACCAACACTTGCTACGGAAATGGGTCAATTGCAAGAGCGTATCACATCAACCAAGAAGGGTTCTGTAACCTCTATCCAGGCTATCTATGTGCCAGCGGATGACTATACTGACCCAGCGCCAGCAACAGCCTTTGCTCACTTGGATTCAACAACTAACTTGGAACGTAAGTTGGTACAATTGGGTATCTACCCAGCCGTTGACCCACTTGCTTCAAGCTCACGTGCCTTGGCACCTGAAATCGTTGGAGAAGAGCACTATGCAGTTGCTGCTGAGGTAAAACGTGTTCTTCAACGTTACCATGAGTTGCAAGATATCATTGCTATCCTTGGTATGGATGAGCTTTCTGATGAAGAAAAGACCTTGGTTGCACGTGCCCGTCGTATCCAGTTCTTCTTGTCACAAAACTTTAATGTTGCGGAACAATTTACTGGTCAGCCAGGTTCTTATGTCCCAGTTGCTGAAACTGTTCGTGGATTTAAGGAAATCCTTGATGGTAAACACGACCACTTGCCAGAAGATGCCTTCCGTGGTGTAGGTTCTATCGAAGATGTGATTGCAAAAGCTGAAAAAATGGGATTTTAA
- a CDS encoding F0F1 ATP synthase subunit gamma produces the protein MAVSLNDIKTKIASTKNTSQITNAMQMVSAAKLGRSEEAARNFQVYAQKVRKLLTDILHGNGSGGSTNPMLLSRPVKKTGYIVITSDRGLVGGYNSSILKAVMELKEEYHPDGKGFEMICIGGMGADFFKARGIQPLYELRGLADQPSFDEVRKIISKTVEMYQNELFDELYVCYNHHVNTLTSQMRVEQMLPIVDLDPNEADEEYSLTFELETSREEILEQLLPQFAESMIYGAIIDAKTAENAAGMTAMQTATDNAKKVINDLTIQYNRARQAAITQEITEIVAGASALE, from the coding sequence ATGGCAGTATCTCTAAATGATATTAAAACAAAAATCGCCTCAACAAAAAATACGAGTCAAATCACTAATGCCATGCAAATGGTATCGGCTGCTAAGCTTGGTCGCTCTGAAGAAGCTGCTCGTAACTTCCAAGTTTACGCTCAGAAAGTTCGCAAGCTCTTGACAGATATCCTTCATGGTAATGGATCTGGTGGCTCAACCAATCCGATGTTGCTTAGCCGTCCAGTTAAGAAGACTGGCTATATCGTCATCACTTCAGACCGCGGTTTGGTTGGAGGTTATAATTCTTCTATTTTGAAAGCCGTTATGGAGTTGAAAGAAGAATACCATCCAGACGGTAAAGGTTTTGAAATGATCTGTATCGGTGGAATGGGAGCTGATTTCTTTAAGGCTCGTGGTATTCAACCACTTTATGAATTACGTGGCTTGGCGGATCAACCTAGCTTTGATGAAGTTCGTAAGATTATTTCAAAAACAGTTGAAATGTACCAAAATGAACTTTTTGATGAGCTCTATGTCTGCTATAACCACCATGTCAATACGCTAACCAGTCAAATGCGTGTGGAACAAATGCTTCCAATTGTTGACTTGGATCCAAATGAAGCGGATGAAGAGTACAGTTTGACTTTTGAATTGGAAACCAGCCGCGAAGAAATTTTGGAGCAGTTGTTGCCTCAGTTTGCAGAAAGTATGATTTACGGTGCTATTATCGATGCTAAGACAGCTGAAAATGCTGCGGGTATGACAGCCATGCAAACAGCGACAGATAATGCTAAGAAAGTCATTAATGATTTGACAATTCAGTATAACCGTGCCAGACAGGCGGCGATTACACAAGAAATTACAGAAATCGTAGCAGGAGCTAGTGCCTTAGAATAG
- the atpA gene encoding F0F1 ATP synthase subunit alpha, which yields MAINAQEISALIKQQIENFKPNFDVTETGVVTYIGDGIARAHGLENAMSGELLIFENGSYGMAQNLESTDVGIIILGDFTDIREGDTIRRTGKIMEVPVGESLIGRVVDPLGRPVDGLGEIHTDKTRPVEAPAPGVMQRKSVSEPLQTGLKAIDALVPIGRGQRELIIGDRQTGKTTIAIDTILNQKGQDMICIYVAIGQKESTVRTQVETLRQYGALDYTIVVTASASQPSPLLFLAPYAGVAMAEEFMYQGKHVLIVYDDLSKQAVAYRELSLLLRRPPGREAFPGDVFYLHSRLLERSAKVSDELGGGSITALPFIETQAGDISAYIATNVISITDGQIFLGDGLFNAGIRPAIDAGSSVSRVGGSAQIKAMKKVAGTLRIDLASYRELEAFTKFGSDLDAATQAKLNRGRRTVEVLKQPVHKPLPVEKQVTILYALTHGFLDTVPVDDIVRFEEEFHAFFDAQHPEILETIRDTKDLPEEAVLDAAITEFLNQSSFQ from the coding sequence TTGGCAATTAACGCACAAGAAATCAGCGCTTTAATTAAGCAACAAATTGAAAATTTCAAACCCAATTTTGATGTGACTGAAACAGGTGTTGTAACCTATATCGGGGATGGTATCGCGCGTGCTCACGGTCTTGAAAATGCCATGAGTGGAGAGTTGTTGATTTTTGAAAACGGCTCTTATGGTATGGCTCAAAACTTGGAGTCAACAGACGTTGGTATTATCATCCTTGGTGACTTTACAGATATCCGTGAAGGCGATACAATCCGCCGTACAGGTAAAATCATGGAAGTCCCAGTAGGTGAGAGTCTGATTGGTCGTGTTGTGGATCCACTCGGTCGTCCAGTTGACGGTCTTGGAGAAATCCACACAGATAAAACTCGTCCAGTAGAAGCGCCAGCTCCTGGTGTTATGCAGCGTAAGTCTGTATCAGAACCATTGCAAACTGGTTTGAAAGCTATTGACGCCCTTGTACCGATTGGTCGTGGTCAACGTGAGTTGATTATCGGTGACCGTCAGACAGGGAAAACAACCATTGCGATTGATACAATCTTGAACCAAAAAGGTCAAGATATGATCTGTATCTATGTAGCGATTGGACAAAAAGAATCAACAGTTCGTACTCAAGTAGAAACACTTCGTCAGTACGGTGCCTTGGACTACACAATCGTTGTGACAGCCTCTGCTTCACAACCATCTCCATTGCTTTTCCTAGCTCCTTATGCTGGGGTTGCCATGGCGGAAGAATTTATGTACCAAGGCAAGCATGTTTTGATTGTTTATGATGATCTTTCAAAACAAGCGGTAGCTTATCGTGAACTGTCTCTCTTGCTTCGCCGTCCTCCAGGTCGTGAAGCTTTCCCAGGGGATGTTTTCTACCTTCACAGCCGTTTGCTTGAGCGCTCAGCTAAAGTTTCTGATGAACTTGGGGGTGGATCGATTACAGCCCTACCATTTATCGAGACACAAGCAGGAGATATCTCAGCCTATATCGCAACCAACGTGATTTCAATCACTGACGGACAAATCTTCCTTGGTGATGGTCTCTTCAATGCAGGTATTCGTCCAGCCATCGATGCAGGTTCATCTGTATCTCGTGTAGGTGGTTCTGCGCAAATCAAAGCCATGAAAAAGGTTGCTGGTACACTTCGTATCGACCTTGCTTCATACCGTGAGTTGGAAGCTTTCACTAAATTTGGTTCTGACTTGGATGCAGCAACGCAGGCTAAGTTGAATCGTGGTCGTCGTACAGTTGAAGTTTTGAAACAACCTGTTCACAAACCATTACCTGTTGAGAAACAAGTAACCATTCTCTATGCTTTGACACATGGTTTCTTGGATACTGTTCCAGTAGATGACATTGTTCGTTTCGAGGAAGAGTTCCATGCCTTCTTTGACGCTCAACATCCAGAGATTTTAGAAACCATTCGTGATACAAAAGACTTGCCAGAAGAAGCAGTCTTGGATGCTGCGATTACAGAGTTTCTCAATCAATCCAGCTTCCAATAA